A genomic segment from Phragmites australis chromosome 6, lpPhrAust1.1, whole genome shotgun sequence encodes:
- the LOC133920980 gene encoding uncharacterized protein LOC133920980, protein MVGGRGVGRRQERQALMAAFAVALLMGTAVYFRIWARQSSDPSFTADDREELRRQFERANLEAMDESAEWRMKYDTEFGKNRQLQDELSKVKALLAASTRRLELLQKDNEKLKRQTESLRQQCNCTVPLNITQD, encoded by the exons atggtGGGGGGACGAGGAGTGGGGCGGAGGCAGGAGAGGCAGGCCCTGATGGCGGCGTTCGCGGTGGCTCTGCTGATGGGCACCGCCGTCTACTTCCGCATCTGGGCCCGCCAGTCCAGCGACCCCTCTTTCACAGCCGACGACCGCGAAGAGCTACG GAGGCAATTTGAACGGGCAAACCTAGAAGCAATGGATGAATCTGCCGAATGGAGAATGAAATATGATACAGAATTCGGGAAAAACAGGCAGTTGCAAGATGAACTTTCAAAG GTTAAGGCCTTGTTGGCTGCTTCGACCAGGCGTCTtgagttgttgcaaaag GATAATGAGAAGCTGAAGAGGCAGACTGAATCATTGAGACAGCAATGCAATTGCACTGTTCCATTGAACATTACACAAGATTGA
- the LOC133920330 gene encoding F-box/kelch-repeat protein At1g67480-like, whose translation MGSLHGDVGTSPCFSSSGSSSGSSRSDNVGGGNGRFRIYACFALGDSNSLECYEPSANTWCRMGALPDVPDGHILKGFAVVALAESVYVIGGRLCRRERGATTGEYRDTDVSVRADVLRYDVRRGEWHHCTPLLVPRFDFACAPCQGRICVAGGQSSLSGARGTAAAEVYDAEKDQWSALPDMSTLRYKCVGVTWQGSFHVVGGFAESTSSASDALLAPGTTVPQSSALERSSAEVFHRTSGTWEIIPGMWQLDVPPNQIVAVAGRLFSSGDCLNSWKGHVEVYDGELNIWSIMDHSALPDLSLLASLPPSAQRLYLTMAVVDTRLYFLAGYQVPSGDDSFRTVSLVHSFDTSAAPGLVPAWSSFQPKMDQENVEDGSKELFSQCCSVQLSS comes from the coding sequence ATGGGCTCCTTGCATGGCGACGTTGGCACCTCCCCGTGCTTCTCCAGCTCTGGGAGCAGCAGTGGCAGCAGCCGGAGTGACAACGTCGGCGGTGGCAACGGCAGGTTCAGGATATACGCGTGCTTTGCGCTCGGCGACTCGAACAGCCTCGAGTGCTACGAGCCCAGCGCCAACACATGGTGCCGCATGGGCGCGCTCCCGGATGTTCCTGACGGCCACATACTGAAGGGCTTCGCCGTCGTCGCGCTTGCTGAGTCCGTGTATGTTATCGGCGGCCGGCTGTGCCGGAGGGAGAGGGGCGCCACGACCGGCGAGTACCGCGACACCGACGTCAGCGTGCGGGCAGATGTGCTCCGGTACGACGTGCGCCGAGGGGAGTGGCATCACTGCACGCCACTCCTCGTCCCGCGCTTTGATTTCGCTTGCGCGCCGTGCCAGGGCAGGATCTGCGTGGCCGGCGGGCAGTCCTCGCTGTCCGGCGCCCGGGGCACGGCGGCGGCCGAGGTGTATGATGCGGAGAAGGACCAGTGGTCGGCTCTCCCCGACATGAGCACGCTGCGCTACAAGTGCGTCGGCGTGACATGGCAAGGCAGCTTCCACGTCGTGGGGGGCTTCGCAGAGAGCACATCGTCGGCCAGTGACGCTCTCCTGGCGCCAGGAACCACCGTGCCACAGTCGTCGGCGCTGGAGCGGAGCTCCGCGGAGGTGTTCCACCGCACGAGCGGGACGTGGGAGATCATCCCGGGGATGTGGCAGCTTGACGTGCCGCCGAACCAGATCGTGGCGGTGGCGGGCCGGCTGTTCAGCTCCGGTGACTGCCTCAACAGCTGGAAGGGCCACGTCGAGGTCTACGACGGCGAGCTAAACATCTGGAGCATCATGGACCACTCGGCCCTGCCGGACCTGTCGCTGCTCGCCAGCCTCCCGCCGTCTGCGCAGCGGCTCTACCTCACCATGGCCGTTGTCGACACACGGCTCTACTTCCTCGCCGGTTACCAGGTGCCGTCGGGCGACGACAGCTTCAGAACAGTCTCTCTAGTGCACAGCTTCGACACCAGCGCTGCCCCAGGGTTGGTGCCGGCATGGAGCAGCTTCCAGCCCAAAATGGACCAGGAGAACGTCGAGGACGGTAGCAAGGAGCTGTTCAGCCAGTGCTGCTCGGTGCAGCTCTCCAGCTAA